From the Clostridium cagae genome, the window TCTATTCCCCTTAACAATAATCTTTTGTATTACAAGAATAATTTCCTGTGATTTAATTTTAATACATAATACATAAAATTTCAATAGTAAATATTATTAATTAATAATTATTATTTATGATTAACATATTTATATATACACTAGGTGAAAGTAATATTGTAATTGAAGTTTTAGAATTGTTAAGTGAGATTCTAAATTAAATTACTCAGTCCATTTTTACTTATACATATATCAACCCCCTGCTAAAACATATCCTTAATTTTAAATATTCAATTTATACCTTTTAATTGAAATTAATTATGGAATCTTTTCTCCATTAAATAAATATAATTTAAGTGATAGTTGTTATAGGAGATTTAATATGAAAATTTTATTATTCTTAGTATTTATTATTGTTGTGTCAGGCTCTTTATTATTCCTAATATATAATTACGAAAACAAAATATCATTAGTAAAAAAACAATTAATCGCTAGTCAAGAGCAGTTTTATAAATTAAAGGAAAAGTATAATCAACTAAATTCTTTAAAAAACAATCCTTCAATTATGTTTCTTGATTTAACAGAACATACTGGACTACTAACTAAAGATTCAATGGTGTATCTATCTCCAAATGAATTAGCACCTACATTGCAAAAACTTGATATATCTATGGAAGTTTATATACTAGACAAAGCTTTATGTGAGAAAATTGTATGGTATTATGTTTCTCTTCCTATAGATACAAATATAAATTCAAGAGGTTGGGTAAAGGAAAATTCATTTTCTAATTTTTTAGATAGATCATCATATACAGAAATCATCAAATGTTAAAAAAATACTATAGTATATTTTAGGCTGCATTACAAAACAAAAAAGGTGAAAGTTAAAAGTCAAATATGAAATTCTAATAATGATTTCATATTTCACTCTTTACTTTCGCCTTTAAAATTTCAACTAAATTTCTATCTAACTATTTAATCAAATTCTTTTAATTATTGACTATGTTTTAAGTAAATGTTGATATTATAGTATAAGAGCAGACTGGCATTGGACTAAGTTTTATTTTAGAGTTCTTAAAGTAAATTTCCCTGTCCATTAGCTTTAACACTATTTTAAAGCATACCCTGATTATTAATTAAATTAACCATAATAGTAAGCCCCATATACATAAAGTATATTATTATTGTTACTATTAATGGCCAATTCATTATTTTATCTTCTTTATTATAAGCTATTCCTTTATTAAAGTACTGATAATCAATAAATTCAGCCTCTTTATATTGAATTTGTTCATTAATTAAATTTTGCTTTCTTTTATCATTTATTTTCTTAAGTTTCTTAAGAATCAATACAATTAAAAATGCTGAAACCATTCCAGCTACTATATAGCTTTTTAATAAATTCATCTTTTCAGCTAATGATAAAGCTTTAATTGATATATCCTGTGCTGCTCCTTCAATTCCAAATTTATCTTGTAAAAATGTTAATATCTTTTGCATCGCTACTGATGTTCCATTGATCATAAAATGCAAAGTCATAGAAGCAAATATACTATTAGTTACTCTAACTAAATAAGCTAAAATTCCACCTAAAACAGCTGCATATAAAAATTGTTGACCATTTAAATGAAATATACCAAACAATAAACCAATTGTTATACAAGTTTTTAAATCACTTTTATCATCATATCCCGATTGAACTATACCTCTTAAAGTTATTTCTTCTGTTATAGCAGGCATAACAGCCATTAAAAGTAACATTATTAAAAATGGTGTAGATGATATTTCTGATACAAAATTTCCTATATCATTTTCAAAAAAGAATGATGTTATAAGTGAAAATAGACTAACTAGTGGTTGACTTACAAATGATAAAACAATTATTAAGAAAAAATCTTTTAAATATAATTTATTAAGCTTAAAAGTTTGTTTTATATTTGGTTTAACTATTATTAAATATATTATTGCAGGTATTATAAATAAAATCATATGATTTAAAAATAACATTAATCTTATATCAGTTATTCCTAAGATACCATAAAAAATTCCTAATACCTGACCACCTATTATTTCTCCTAATAGTATTATTAAAAAATATAAATTAGCTCTAAATGTTTTTTTCATACTTACACCTTTACTACAAATTATTAATTAGATTTACATTTTAGTGTATAAATAAATACCTCTTGGGAAAGAATTTATAATGAAGTAACTAACTTCAATATTTAATCGCCTCTCCCCCCATTTTATTTATATACCAAACTTTATTCCTATTGCTATCACAGATAGCAATAGGAATAATTTTTTATTTTAATTAAAAATTAATTTACTTCTAACCTTAAATTAAAATAAAAAATATTGATTAATGCATATCTTCTACTTCTCTTTTAACCATATCTAAAGCTGACATGGTTGCTAAATTTCTTACTTCTCCTCTGTTGCCATTAAATATGTATCTTCTAGCATATGCTTTCCCATTTATACATATTCCTATATATACCAATCCTACTGGTTTCTCAGCAGTTCCTCCACCAGGACCAGCAATTCCAGTTGTAGCAATTCCAATATTAGTTCTAGAAGTTTTAGCAAT encodes:
- a CDS encoding CPBP family intramembrane glutamic endopeptidase; the protein is MKKTFRANLYFLIILLGEIIGGQVLGIFYGILGITDIRLMLFLNHMILFIIPAIIYLIIVKPNIKQTFKLNKLYLKDFFLIIVLSFVSQPLVSLFSLITSFFFENDIGNFVSEISSTPFLIMLLLMAVMPAITEEITLRGIVQSGYDDKSDLKTCITIGLLFGIFHLNGQQFLYAAVLGGILAYLVRVTNSIFASMTLHFMINGTSVAMQKILTFLQDKFGIEGAAQDISIKALSLAEKMNLLKSYIVAGMVSAFLIVLILKKLKKINDKRKQNLINEQIQYKEAEFIDYQYFNKGIAYNKEDKIMNWPLIVTIIIYFMYMGLTIMVNLINNQGML